The DNA sequence CCGGCAAGATGGGCGGTTCGAGGCCTGTGGGCCGAGTTCGCCCTCGGCCTTGCCGCGTTCGGCCTGGCGGGAACGCTCGCCACGACGCCGACGCCCGTTGCGGCGACGGCCCCGGAAGCGGTGCATTGGCATGTCATGGGCGAACGCGTGCATATGACGCTTATGATCGAGACCGATGCGCGGAACGCGCGGAGATTTTCGCTTGACGTCTGGCTGCCGTCGGGCGAAGGCGCTCCGGAGTCGGCGGAACTGCGTTTGATCTCGCCGGGGTCGCCGCCGCGCAGCGAGATCGTCACGCCGGCGTTGAAACGCGCCGGGCCCGACCCTTACGGGTTCGTCGGGTTCGACAAATACGAATATGAAGCGGAGGGTGCCTATCTCGTCGATCCGGGGGAATGGACGGTCGAGGTGACGATCCGCGAAAAAGACGGGCAGATGCACCGTTACTCGCGGACCGTGTCGGTGCGATAGGGCGGTGTGGACGGATCTCGACCCGTCCGCAAAAATACCCTTGACGTCCGCCGGATCGTGTGCTATAGTTGATCACAAATACAAGTATTCTAATTGGAATTATCTAAAAAGTCGGTTAAACAACCGGGCCGAGAAGACGACCGGTCGTCCGGAGGCTTCCTGTCCGCTCAAGCAGCGGTTGGGAAGCTTCTTTCGTTTTCGAGGGCCGAAAAGGAGATGATCGCCATGCCGACGGTCGCCGCCATCTCCGGCGCCCCGGCCGAAACGTCGAGGGTGAACGGGTTGATCGGCTACGCGCGCCGCAAACTGGAAGAAAACGGAGTTTCGGTTCGGACCATTCAGGTCACCGCGTTGCCGCATTCCGATCTTCTGCTCGGAAAAAGCGACGGCGCCCCGATCCGGGAAGCCGTCGATTCGACGACCCTTGCCGACGGGGTGATCGTCGCCAGCCCGGTGTACAAGGCGACATATTCCGGCATTCTCAAGACGTTCCTGGACTTGCTGCCGCCGAAAGGACTCAGCGGCAAGCCGGTGTTGCCGCTGTTCGTCGGCGGAACGATCGCTCACCTTCTGGCGATCGACTTCGGGCTGAAACCGGTGTTGTCGGTGCTCGGCGCCCGATGTCTCCTTCAGGGCGTCTATGCGGTCGACGACCAGGTCGCGCGCGAGGGAGACGGCGTTTTCCGGATTGCTGAAGAGGTTCGCGCGCGTCTGGACGAATCCGTCGACGAGTTGCTCCGATTTTTGCCGGCGGCGGTAAAATCGCCGGCCTCGTAAGCTGACCGGGGGTCGGCCGACCGGGCGACCGGAGGCTCTCGATCCGGCGAGGAAGCCGGACGGGAGCCTTTTTTGTCGACAAAAGGGGTGCTTTCGCGCATGGAGCGATCGATTGCGATCCGAAGCGGCGACATGACGCTGTCCGGTGTTTTGCACACCCCGTCTTCCGCCGATCAAGCGGGAAACAAGGGTCGGCGGCCGTTCGTTCTCATTTGTCACGGGTTCGTCGGTAACAAAATCGGGGCCAACCGGTTGTTCGTCAAAGCGGCGCGTGCGCTGTGCGCGGCGGGACATTCGGTTTTGCGTTTTGATTTCGGCGGTTGCGGCGAGAGTACGGGAGAGTACGGTTCGACCGGGCTCGGATCGATGATCGAGCAGACCCGGCATGTGCTGGACTACGCGTTTTCCGCCGATTGGGTCGATCCCGAGCGCGTTGCGGTGCTCGGCCACAGCCTCGGCGGCGCGGTCGCCCTGCTCGCCGCGGCAAGAGACCGGAGAATCCGCGCGCTGATCCTCTGGTCGCCGGTCGCGCATCCGCTGCACGACATCGTCCAGATCGTCGGCCGGCACGTTTATGAGCGGTGCAAGGCGGAAGGCGCCGCGGATTACCTTGGCTATCGCCTGACGGCGGCGTTTTTCGAGTCGCTGGAACAATTCCAGCCGTTTCAGGAAGCGAGGAAGTTTTTCGGCGACGTGTTGCTGGTCCACGGCACGTCGGACGAAGTGATTCCGGTCGATTACAGCTTTCTTTATCAAAAAGCGTTTTGGCTTCGGGGGGAAGGTTCCTGTGAAAAAGAAATCATCCTCCAGGCCGACCATACGTTTTCGTCGTCCGAAGCTTGCCATCGCGCGATTTCCCGCACGGTGGAATGGCTGGGCGCTTTGGCGGCGCGAAAAAGGGAATGGAACGACTGGACGATTTGACCCGGACCGGGCGAAAGAAGTCGCGTGGGCTTTGAGCGTGCTGGCGCTCGGGCTCTGGCTTCTGGCGTCGCGGTGATTCAGCCGGGCAAAAAAAACGACGGGGGGAAGGAAGGCGATGAACAGACGTAATCGGATCAAACGGACTTGGGCGACGATCGCGCTCGTCGCGTCGGCGGTGCTGGCGGTTTCCGGCTGCGGATCGGCTAAAAGCGCCGCGATCGGCGCCAAAAACGGTTCGGCGGCGACGGCGGAAAACCGCGTTTCGGCGACGCCTTCGGCGTTGCCGACCAATGTGCCGACGGACGGAACGTCCGCTCCGGGAGCGGCAAAAATCCGCATCGGCTACCAGAAGTACGGTACGCTCAGCATTTTGAAGGCCGACGGCGGTCTCGAAAAGAAACTGAACGAACGCGGCGTCAAGGTCGAATGGACGGAGTTCCCCGGCGGGCCGCAGCTCTTGGAGGCGCTCAACGCCGGCAGCATCGACGTCGGCCATACGGGCGAGGCGCCGCCGATCTTCGCCCAAGCGGCCGGGGCGCCGCTCGTCTACCTCGCCCACGAGCCGCCGAGTCCGAAAAGCGAGGCGATCGTCGTGCCGAAAGATTCGCCGATCCGCACGGTGGCCGATCTGAAAGGGAAAACGATCGTTCTGAACAAAGGTTCGAACGTGCATTATCTTTTGGTGAAGCTTCTGGAAAAGAACGGGCTGTCCTATCATCACGACATACAGGTCAAGTTTTTGCCGCCGGCGGATGCCCGGGTCGCGTTTGAGAAAGGCAACGTCGATGCCTGGGTCATCTGGGATCCGTTCCTCGCCGCGGCACAGACGGGTACCGATGCACGCATCTTGGCCGACGGCACCGACCTCGTATCGAACCACGAGTTTTATTTAGCGGCGCGGCCGTTTGCGGAACAACATCCCGATCTTGTCGATCTGTTGCTCCGGGAGGTCGACCGCATCGACACCTGGGCGCGCGAACATCCCAGGGAGGTGGCGGAGAAGCTGTCGCCGCAGCTCGGCATCGACGCCGCATCGCTCGAACTCGCCGCGAAACGCCGGCCTTACGGCATACAACCAATCGACGAGACGATTGTGCGTGCCCAGCAACAGATCGCCGACACGTTTTTGGCGCTCGGGCTCATTCCGAAGGCGATCGACGTTCGCGAAGCGCTTTTGAGGAAGTAAGGAGGTCATGTTCGATGCGCGTGTTCTGGTTTATTCCGACGCACGGCGACGGGCGGTATCTCGGTACGCGTTACGGCGCCCGGGCGGTAGACGCGGCGTATATGCGGCAAATCGCGGAAGCGGCCGACCGGCTCGGTTACGAAGGGGTTCTGATTCCGACGGGAAGTTCCTGCGAGGATCCCTGGGTCGCGGCGTCTACGCTTATCCCCGTCACGCGGCGGTTGAAGTTTCTGATCGCCCTGAGGCCGGGTCTGATGTCGCCGACGCTCGCGGCCAGGATGGCGGCGACGTTCGACCGATTGTCTGGCGGTCGGCTGCTGATCAACGTCGTGGCCGGCGGCGATCCTGTAGAACTGGCCGGCGACGGGCTGTTTCTCGACCACGACGAGCGTTACCGGCTGACCGACGAATTTTTGCACGTGTGGCGTCGGCAAATGGCCGGGGAAACGGTTCATTTCGAAGGCTCGCACGTGCGTGTCCGCGGCGGCAGGGTGTTGTATCCTCCGATCCAACAGCCGCATCCACCGCTCTGGTTCGGAGGGTCCTCGCCGGCGGCACACGAGGTCGCGGCGCGGCATGCCGACGTTTATCTGACGTGGGGAGAACCCCCGCGCGACGTGTCGGAAAAAATCGCCGACGTCTCGTCAAGAGCGGAGGCGCAAGGACGAAGCGTCCGGTTCGGACTTCGCCTCCACGTCATCGTCCGGGAGACAGACGAAGAAGCCTGGCAGGCCGCAAGCGACCTGATCCGGCATCTCGACGACGAGACGATCGCCAAGGCCCAGCAGGTGTTCGCACGGTTCGATTCGGTCGGCCAGAAGCGGATGGTCCGCCTGCACGGCGGCAGCCGCGCCTCGCTGGAAATCAGTCCGAATCTGTGGGCCGGCGTCGGACTCGTCCGCGGCGGGGCCGGTACGGCGCTCGTCGGCAGTCCCGCGACGGTGGCGGCCAGGATGCGGGAATACGCCGACCTCGGCATCGAGACGTTTATTCTGTCGGGATATCCTCATCTTGAAGAGGCTTATCGGGTCGCCGAGCTTCTGTTCCCGCAGTTGCCGATCGAACGGCCGGCGATCGACGAGGGGCCAACTTCCGTCAGCCCGTTCGGCGAACTGATCGCTAACGAATTCAGGCCGGATCTGAAAACGTCGGCACACTGAAAGGACGGGAATCCGTATGCGCCGGTTCGTCCGTAGAAAGATGGGGTTGTTTTTGCCGTGGCTCATTCCGGCCGGTGTCGTCGCCCTCTGGCAATTGCTCGGCGATTTCGGCCTGATTCCGGAACGCACGCTGCCGACGCCCGTGAAAGTCGCGATCGCAGGAGTCAGGCTACTTCTGAACGGAGAACTGGTCCACGCCATCGGCGTCAGTGCCGTGCGGGCATTAACCGGTTTTGCGATCGGCGGGTCGATCGGTTTTACGCTGGGGCTGCTGAACGGCGTCATGCCGATCTTCGCCCGACTGACCGATTCCACCGTTCAAATGATCCGCAACATCCCGCATTTGGCGCTCATTCCACTCGTCATCGCCTGGTTCGGGATCGGGGAGCGGGCGAAAATTTTTCTCGTAGCGCTCGGCGTGCTGTTTCCGATTTACATCAACACCCTGCACGGCATCCGGTCCGTCGATCCCGGACTGATCGAAATGGGAAGGGTTTACGGTCTGCGCGGATGGGAGTTGCACCGCAAAGTCGTCCTGCCGGGCGCGTTGCCCTCGGTATTAGTCGGCGTCCGGTTTTCGCTCGGGTTCATGTGGCTGACGCTGATCGTCGCCGAAACGATCGCGGCGGACTCCGGCATCGGCTATACGGCGATGAACGCGCGGGAATTTTTCCAATTGGACGTCGTCGTCCTCTGTATTTTGCTCTATGCCCTGCTCGGCAAATTGTCCGACCTGATCGCCAAGGGTCTGGAAAAGAGGTGGTTAAAATGGCATCCGCATTTTGGCGTTCGGTCTTCGTCGACGACGCCGTCGTGACGCGGCCGAAGCGGATTCCCGTTTTCCGACGAGACGTTCCCGGCGTCGAGAAGAAGGGGACTGACGAGGAAGCGTTCGTCGGGCGTGCGGGGTCCGGCGCTTCCGTCGAACTGGTCGACGTTTCGAAACGTTTCGCGGAAAAAGAAGTGTTGCGCAATGTCCGGTTGTCGATCGCCGGCGGGGAATTCGTGGCGATCGTCGGCCGCAGCGGTTGCGGCAAAAGCACGCTGCTTCGGCTGATCGCCGGGCTGGATCGGCCGACGGGCGGCGTGCTGTACCGGGACGCTGTGCCGGTCGACGGGATCGATCCGGACACGCGCATCATGTTTCAGGACGCCCGCCTTTTGCCTTGGAAGACCGTGCTCGACAATGTATGCATCGGCGTCCCGCGTTGGAAAGCCGCGGCGGCGAAAGCGAAAGCTTATGCGGTGCTTCAGCAGGTCGGCCTGGAGGATCGCGCGGACGACTGGCCGTCGGTTCTTTCCGGCGGCCAGCGCCAACGCGTCGCCTTGGCGCGCGCGCTTGTCGGGGCTCCACGGCTGCTCTTGTTCGATGAGCCGCTCGGAGCGCTCGATGCGTTGACGCGCATCGAGATGCAGCGGCTGATCGAACGGCTGTGGCGGCAGCACGGTTTTACGGCGGTACTGGTTACTCACGACGTCAGCGAAGCGGTGGCGCTGGCGGATCGCGTGGTGCTGATCGAGAAAGGAAAGGTAGCTTTGGATTTGCGGATTACGCTCGCCCGACCGCGTGTGCGGGACAGCGGGTTTGCGCATTTCGAGCGGTTGATTCTGGAGAGAGTGATGCAGTCAGATCAAGACCATATAGAACCACAAGAATACGAAATTTGAGGTGAACGCCCTTCATGCAGACCCGCATCTACGAAACGGATGTGCTGATTGTCGGCGGTGGAACGGCGGGAACCATGGCGGCTATTAAAGCGAAACAAGAAAACCCCGGATTACACGTGCTCGTGTTGGATAAAGCCGATATCCGTCGAAGCGGAGCGATCGCCATGGGCATGGACGGCCTGAACAATGCCGTCATCCCGGGAAAAGCGACTCCCGAAGAATATACACTTGAAATCACCGAAGCCAACGACGGCATCATCGATCAGCGGGCCGTTTACCGGCAAGCGGTGGAATGTTACGACATCGTTCGGGAACTTGATTCATGGGGAGTCGATTTCGAGAAAGACGAAAAGGGCGATTACCGAGTCTACCGGGTCCACCGCAAGGGACGCTACGTCCTGCCGATGCCGAAAGCAAGCGACTTGAAACTGATTCTGGCCAAAAAGGTCAAGCAAATGAAAGCTCAAGCCATCAACCGCGTAATGGCGACACGCCTGCTGACGCGCGGCAATCAGGCCATCGGCGCGCTGGGGCTCGATGTCATCACCGGCGATTTTGTCATCGTCAAGGCGAAAGCCGTTGTCCTGACTGCCGGAGCGGCGGGCCGCATGGGCTTGACCGATTCGGGATACCTCTACAGCACCTATGAAAATCCGGCAAACTCGGGCGACGGATTTGCCATGGCATACCATGCCGGAGCCGAATTGACGGGAATCGAATGTTATCAGATCAATCCGACCATGAAGGATTACAACGGCCCCGCCTGCGCATACGTGGCCGGCCCGTTCGGCGCATACACCGCCAACTATAGAGGGGAACGGGTCACGGGATGCGATTACTGGAGCGGCGAACTGATCATGACCATGTGGAAACTGGCCAATCAAGGTCAATGGCCGCTGTTTTTGAAAATGACCCATCTCGACGAGGCATCGATCGCCAAAATCGAATCCATTCTTCATTCGAACGAACGACCGAGCCGCGATCGTTTCCATCAAGGACGTGGAAAAAACTACCGGAATGACATGGTCGAACTGCACTTCTCCGAAGTCGGACTATGCAGCGGCCACAGCGCGGCCGGAGTGTTGGTCAACCACGAGGCGGAAACGTCCATGGCAGGCCTATATGCCGCCGGAGATATGGCCTGCGTTCCCCATCAATACTTACTGGGAGCGCTGACTTTTGGAAAAATCGCAGGTGTCAACGCAGCTCGGTTCGCTGCCAGCCAGCCGGGGTATGAACCGGATCCGGCACAAATCGAGGCGGAACGGGAGCGGATGTTTCGGCCGCTTCAAAATCCGGACGGAGTCCCCCATCACCAGGTAGAGTACAAAATCCGTCGCATCGTCACGCAATACTTAATGCCGCCGAAAACCATGACCAAACTGGAAATCGGCCTGGAAAGAATTCTCCATTTCCGCCGTGTCGATCTGAACCTGCTTGGCGCGCGCGATCCGCACGAACTGGGCAGGGCGCTGGAAGTTCACAGTATCGTAGACTGTGCGGAAATGATGGCAAGAGCGTCGATGTTCCGCAAAGAGAGTCGATGGGGATTTTATCACTATTTTCTCGATTATCCAGAACGTGACGACAAGAACTGGTTAAAACGCGTCGTCGTTCGAAAAGGAAAAAATGGTAAGATGGAAGTTTATACGAAAGAAGTTCCTCCATACATTTTGTTTCCCCATTTGGAATCAGAATCGGTCGGAGGAGGGGAACTGCTGTCATGAGCTTCTCCGCGCACGTTTCGCCCCGTTTGATCACTCAGCGCGTCGAAGCCAGCGTCATCATCGACCGCGATAAGTGTATCGGCTGCGGCATATGCGTTCAAGTTTGTCCGATGGGCATTCTGGCTCTCGATCATGAAGGCAAGGCTTACATGAAATATGACGAAAGCTGGTACTGTACGCCTTGCCAAACGGATTGCCCTGTCGATGCGGTCCGGGTGCACTTGCCGTATTTGATCCGGTGATGATATTGCACGAACGGGGACATAAATAGCGTATCGACGCGCGACCGTCTACTCGATGCGGGTAGACGGTTTTTCGTGATCGATGCGTAAGCCGGACTGATCGTCCGGGGCACCTCCAACCGTGGAGGAGCATTACCTTCGCAGCGGAGGTAGATGATTTCAATCCCCCCAAATGGTTCATTTTTTCATACCCCCCATTGACACGTGTAAAAAATACGTATACAATACAATCAGATCAGAAAGGAGAGCGACATGAAAAACATCACTTCACGCGCACTCATCAAAATACTTGAGAAAGACGGTTGGAGGTTGGTCGCAGTAGTGGGAAGCCATCATCAATTTGAGCATCCGACCAAACCCGGCAAAGTAACCGTCCCGCATCCGAAGAAAAAACCTTGCACCAAAAACCATCAAGACAATACTCAAACAGGCCGGGCTCCAATAACAGAGTCGACCATATAAGGAGGTTTCAGCAATGCCAAAATACGTTTATCCTGCGATCTTCGACCCCAACGAACTCGGCGGGTATACTGTCACGTTTCCGGACCTGCCCGGGTGCGTTACCGAGGGAGATACCCTCGAAGAAGCCCTCAAAATGGCGGCAGAAGCCATGGCTTTGCACCTATACGGCATGGAACGGGACGGAGATGAAATTCCCCCTCCATCCGATCCATCGAAGGTCCGGCTCCCCGAAGATGCGGACAAAGGCGCTTTTGTTACTCTCATCCAGGCTAGAACAGAACCGATCCGAGACGAGCTCATGAACCGGTCTGTCAAAAAGACGCTCACCATCCCGAAATGGCTTAACGACGAAGCCGAAAAAGAAGGTATTAACTTTTCTCAAGTACTCCAAGCAGCCCTTAAAGAAAAGCTCGGATTGTTCGGTGAATCGTAAAAATTTGCCCCGCCTTTTCGGCGGGTTTTTGTTTTTCGATGAAGGCGGGGTTCAAACTGTCCCCATTGTTTTTTGTAATCGCTGAAAAAGCGCTTTTTGATGTCGTCGATCCCCGGGGATTTTCGTTTCGAGGAAGATCGACGACAAAAGGACCACGATACGGTCCAATTAAGTGGTAATTTTCGACTTCAGAACCGAGTAGCACGTTCTTTCTGCAAGGCGGCCATCGGTTTCAACGAATAGCCGTTTGCCCGTCCGATTGCCTCGTCGATTCCAGACTGAGAAACACCTCTTGACTCCCGCCGGGATGTATGCTAAACTCTAATTCAAAGTATTCCAATAGGAATTTAAAAATCAGAAGACGACCGGTCCGCCGGAGGCTTCCTTCCGCATCGCGATGAGCGGCAGGGGGCCTTTTTTGATTTTCATCCGGGCCGGTTTCCTTCGGCAGCGGAGGTGAAAAGGCATGCGTTGTCCACGTGAACATTCCCGTTGACTCTCGACAAAGGTCGTGTTATAATAGCCGCATAATCCGACTAAATAGGTATGATTAATTTAGATAATGAACATAATCGAGTTTGGCACAGAGTTTCGGACAAAGCTTCAAGACGAGACCCGACCGGTACGAAAGTGGGGAGAACCATGGCCGACCTGACCGAGCTCGACCCGATCTGGGTGGAACGCATCGTCCGCAGTTTGGCCGGTTTGAAGTACGGGTCGGTGCAGATTACGGTGCACGACGGCCGAATCGTGCAGATCGACCGCACCGAGAAAAACCGGTTCGACCCGGAACCCGTTTTGCGCACGGGAAAACCTTCTTCCGGCAAAGCAAAAAATTAAATCGGCGAACGTCGACCGGACCACCGGAGACACACGACCCTCGTACACGCCGTTCGGCGCGGGAGTCGTGTGTTTTCTGTTTTTTTAAAGAAGTTTCAAAAACTTGTCGACCAGGGGGAGAGACGCATGAAGCCGGGTATCGTTCGCAACGCCGTCATGTTGTCGATCATCGGAGCCGTCCTGTTTGCGTCGGCGGGATGCGGCGGCAAGTCCGCGTCGACGTCGTCGCAATCTTCGTCGCCGTCGTCTCCGTCGCCGGCGCAGTCGGCGGGAGGAAGCGGCGCCGCGAAACCGCCGGTGGAGCTGCTCAACGTGTCGTACGACCCGACGCGCGAGCTGTACGAGGCGTACAACAAGGCGTTCGCGCAATATTGGAAAAACAAGACCGGCCAGACGGTGACGATCAAGCAGTCGCACGGCGGTTCGGGCAAACAGTCGCGTTCGGTGATCGACGGGCTGGAAGCCGACGTCGTGACGCTGGCGCTCGGTTACGACATCGACGCGATCCGTGCGGCGGGTCTGATCAACGAAGGCTGGCAGAAAAGACTGCCGTACAACAGCACGCCGTACACGTCGACGATCGTCTTCCTCGTGCGCAAGGGAAATCCGAAGCAGATCAAAGACTGGCCCGACCTGATCAAACCCGGCGTGCAGGTGATCACGCCCAATCCGAAAACGTCGGGCGGCGCGCGCTGGAATTACGTCGCGGCTTGGGGCTACGCGCTTAAGAAAAACAACAACGACGAGAACGCGGCGAAAGCGTTCGTGACCGAACTGTACAAACACGTGCCGGTGCTCGATTCCGGCGCGCGCGGCGCGACGACGACGTTCGCGGAACGCGGCCTCGGCGACGTCCTGCTCGCGTGGGAAAACGAGGCGTTTCTGTCGCTGAAGGAATTCGGCCAGGACAAATTCGAGATCGTCGTGCCGTCGATCAGCGTGCTCGCAGAACCGCCGGTCGCCGTCGTCGACAAAGTCGTCGACAGGAAGGGCACGCGCGAAGTCGCCCAGGCGTATCTGGAATACTTATACTCCGACGAAGGGCAAAAGATCGTCGCAGAAAACTTTTACCGGCCGCGGTCGGAAGCCGTCGCGCGTCAGTACGAAAACCGCTTTCCGAAGCTGGAGCTGTTCACGATCGACGATCCGGCGTTCGGCGGCTGGCAGAAGACGCAGGAAAAACATTTCAACGACGGCGGGCTGTTCGACCAGATTTATCAGCCGGCGAAATAAGGCGAAATGACCGGGCATGCGGGAAATCGGGAGGTGCCGCCGGTGTCGGGATGGAGACGGCGGCGGGCGAAGCTGGGCGTTCTGCCCGGCTTCGGCCTGTCGATGGGATTTACCTTGTTTTATTTGGCGTTGATCGTGCTCATTCCGCTGTCGACAGTTGCGGTCATGGCGCTCGGCATGTCGTGGGAGTCGTTCTGGCGCGTCGCGACGTCGGAGCGCGCGCTTGCGGCGTATCGGCTCAGTTTCGGGGCGGCGTTCGCGGCCGCGGCGGTCAATCTGGTGTTCGGCACGGCGGTCGCGTGGCTGCTCGTCCGGTACCGGTTTCCGGGAAAACGGCTGCTCGACGCGGCCGTCGACCTGCCGTTCGCGCTGCCGACGGCGGTCGCCGGCATTTCGCTGACGACGCTGTATTCGACGAAAGGGTGGATCGGTGCGGCGCTGGAGCCGTTCGGCGTCAAGATCGCGTATACGCCGCTCGGCGTGGCGATGGCGCTCGTGTTCGTCGGGTTCCCGTTCGTCGTGCGCAGCGTGCAGCCGGTGCTGGAAGCGCTCGGGCGCGAATCGGAGGAAGCGGCAGCGACGCTCGGCGCATCGTGGCTCAGGACGTTTTTCCGCGTCGTGTTGCCGGAGCTGGTGCCGGCCGCATTGGCCGGGTTCGTGTTGGCGTTGGCGAGGGGGGTCGGCGAATACGGGTCGGTCATTTTTATCGCCGGCAACATGCCGATGAAAACGGAGATCGCGCCGCTTCTGATCATGACGCGGCTGGAGCAGTTCGATTATCCGGGGGCGGCCGCGATCGCGCTCGTCATGCTGGTGTTGTCGTTTGCGCTGTTGTTTGCGATTAACGTTCTGCAGTGGAAAGCGGCGCAAAGGCTGCGGAGCGTATAAGCGTGTCGTGCGCGGCGCGCATCACGCAAGGGAGGGATCCGACATGCAGGAACCTCGCTGGTTTCGGGCGGTGCTCGGCGTCGTAACGGCGCTGTTCGTCGCCGTCGTGCTCGTGTTGCCGCTGGCGACGGTGTTCGAACAGGCGTTTCGGAAAGGGGTGGGAGTCTATCTGGACGCGCTGACCGAGCCCGACGCCGTGGCGGCGATTCGGCTGACGCTCGTGACGGCGGCGATCGTGCTGCCGTTCCAGCTCGCGTTCGGTCTGGCCGCGTCCTGGGCGCTGACGCGATTTCGTTTTCCTGGCAAAAGGCTGCTCGTTTCGATGATCGATCTGCCGTTCGCGGTGTCGCCGGTCATCGCCGGGCTCGTGTTCGTCTTGCTGTTCGGCTCCCGCGGTTGGTTCGGCCCTTGGTTGGAGCAGCACGACATCCGGATCGTGTTCGCGATGCCAGGCATTGTGCTGGCGACGATGTTCGTCACGGTTCCGTTCGTCGCCCGCGAACTCGTGCCGGTCATGCAGTCGCTCGGCACGGGGGAGGAAGAAGCGGCGGCGACGCTCGGGGCGAAGGGATGGACGCTGTTTTGGCGCATTACGTTGCCGAACATCCGGTGGGCGCTGTTTTACGGGGCCGTTTTGTGCGCGGCGCGGGCGATGGGGGAATTCGGCGCGGTATCGGTCGTTTCCGGGCACATTCGCGGGGAGACGAACACGATTCCGTTGCATGTGGAGATTTTGTACAACGATTACGATTTTACGGCGTCGTTCGCTGTTGCCTCGCTGCTGACGCTGATCGGCTTGGCGACGATGGCAGTGAAACGGATGATGGAATGGGGGGAGGCCCGGTATGCGGGTCGAGGTGAACCGTCTTCGGAAGTCGTTCGGTAAAACGGAAGTGGTGCGAGACGTCAGTTTTACAGTCGAGCCGGGGCGGCTCGTCGCGCTGCTCGGACCGAGCGGCGGCGGCAAGTCGACGATTCTCCGCATGCTTGCCGGTCTTGAGGTTCCCGACGGTGGGGAAA is a window from the Candidatus Reconcilbacillus cellulovorans genome containing:
- a CDS encoding 4Fe-4S ferredoxin produces the protein MSFSAHVSPRLITQRVEASVIIDRDKCIGCGICVQVCPMGILALDHEGKAYMKYDESWYCTPCQTDCPVDAVRVHLPYLIR
- a CDS encoding pilus assembly protein HicB, whose amino-acid sequence is MPKYVYPAIFDPNELGGYTVTFPDLPGCVTEGDTLEEALKMAAEAMALHLYGMERDGDEIPPPSDPSKVRLPEDADKGAFVTLIQARTEPIRDELMNRSVKKTLTIPKWLNDEAEKEGINFSQVLQAALKEKLGLFGES
- a CDS encoding sulfate transporter subunit: MKPGIVRNAVMLSIIGAVLFASAGCGGKSASTSSQSSSPSSPSPAQSAGGSGAAKPPVELLNVSYDPTRELYEAYNKAFAQYWKNKTGQTVTIKQSHGGSGKQSRSVIDGLEADVVTLALGYDIDAIRAAGLINEGWQKRLPYNSTPYTSTIVFLVRKGNPKQIKDWPDLIKPGVQVITPNPKTSGGARWNYVAAWGYALKKNNNDENAAKAFVTELYKHVPVLDSGARGATTTFAERGLGDVLLAWENEAFLSLKEFGQDKFEIVVPSISVLAEPPVAVVDKVVDRKGTREVAQAYLEYLYSDEGQKIVAENFYRPRSEAVARQYENRFPKLELFTIDDPAFGGWQKTQEKHFNDGGLFDQIYQPAK
- a CDS encoding sulfate ABC transporter permease subunit CysT, translated to MSGWRRRRAKLGVLPGFGLSMGFTLFYLALIVLIPLSTVAVMALGMSWESFWRVATSERALAAYRLSFGAAFAAAAVNLVFGTAVAWLLVRYRFPGKRLLDAAVDLPFALPTAVAGISLTTLYSTKGWIGAALEPFGVKIAYTPLGVAMALVFVGFPFVVRSVQPVLEALGRESEEAAATLGASWLRTFFRVVLPELVPAALAGFVLALARGVGEYGSVIFIAGNMPMKTEIAPLLIMTRLEQFDYPGAAAIALVMLVLSFALLFAINVLQWKAAQRLRSV
- a CDS encoding sulfate ABC transporter permease subunit CysW, with the translated sequence MQEPRWFRAVLGVVTALFVAVVLVLPLATVFEQAFRKGVGVYLDALTEPDAVAAIRLTLVTAAIVLPFQLAFGLAASWALTRFRFPGKRLLVSMIDLPFAVSPVIAGLVFVLLFGSRGWFGPWLEQHDIRIVFAMPGIVLATMFVTVPFVARELVPVMQSLGTGEEEAAATLGAKGWTLFWRITLPNIRWALFYGAVLCAARAMGEFGAVSVVSGHIRGETNTIPLHVEILYNDYDFTASFAVASLLTLIGLATMAVKRMMEWGEARYAGRGEPSSEVVR